From Bacteroidota bacterium, the proteins below share one genomic window:
- a CDS encoding nucleoside transporter C-terminal domain-containing protein, whose product GGISALAPNQRTVLSKLGLKALIGGTIASLLTASIAGMIIGF is encoded by the coding sequence TGGTGGGATAAGTGCATTAGCACCAAACCAAAGAACAGTTTTGTCAAAACTAGGATTAAAAGCACTTATCGGTGGAACAATTGCTTCTTTGCTTACAGCAAGTATTGCAGGAATGATAATCGGTTTTTAA